In a genomic window of Vigna angularis cultivar LongXiaoDou No.4 chromosome 6, ASM1680809v1, whole genome shotgun sequence:
- the LOC108330769 gene encoding uncharacterized protein LOC108330769 isoform X3, translated as MRNGYGRIGSETTHKARSMDHATTPFPQTQKAPPTTTSESPRRVEDGKGEIFGVILGRSASVSTSFSSASGAFEVTMKRAFSMGRSSSVSERYCRIHDTAIASPIEDDDDDEVEGTARSKEDKGVRMKIKILKALQITLGEPQISYAFRILYS; from the exons ATGAGGAATGGGTATGGCAGGATTGGTAGTGAGACTACCCACAAAGCAAGATCCATGGATCATGCTACCACTCCATTTCCTCAAACCCAAAAAGCACCACCAACAACAACCAGCGAGAGTCCGAGGAGGGTGGAAGATGGGAAGGGAGAGATATTCGGAGTGATACTGGGTAGGAGTGCTTCTGTTTCAACCAGTTTTTCTTCTGCTTCAGGGGCGTTTGAGGTTACAATGAAAAGGGCATTCTCAATGGGAAGATCTTCATCGGTTTCAGAGAGGTACTGCAGGATCCATGACACAGCAATAGCATCGCCgattgaagatgatgacgatgatgaagTTGAGGGTACAGCAAGATCCAAGGAGGATAAGGGAGTGAGGATGAAGATTAAGATCCTCAAAGCAT TGCAGATAACCCTCGGAGAACCTCAAATCAGCTATGCATTCCGGATATTATACAGCTGA
- the LOC108330769 gene encoding uncharacterized protein LOC108330769 isoform X4, producing the protein MRNGYGRIGSETTHKARSMDHATTPFPQTQKAPPTTTSESPRRVEDGKGEIFGVILGRSASVSTSFSSASGAFEVTMKRAFSMGRSSSVSERYCRIHDTAIASPIEDDDDDEVEGTARSKEDKGVRMKIKILKA; encoded by the exons ATGAGGAATGGGTATGGCAGGATTGGTAGTGAGACTACCCACAAAGCAAGATCCATGGATCATGCTACCACTCCATTTCCTCAAACCCAAAAAGCACCACCAACAACAACCAGCGAGAGTCCGAGGAGGGTGGAAGATGGGAAGGGAGAGATATTCGGAGTGATACTGGGTAGGAGTGCTTCTGTTTCAACCAGTTTTTCTTCTGCTTCAGGGGCGTTTGAGGTTACAATGAAAAGGGCATTCTCAATGGGAAGATCTTCATCGGTTTCAGAGAGGTACTGCAGGATCCATGACACAGCAATAGCATCGCCgattgaagatgatgacgatgatgaagTTGAGGGTACAGCAAGATCCAAGGAGGATAAGGGAGTGAGGATGAAGATTAAGATCCTCAAAGCAT AG
- the LOC108330769 gene encoding uncharacterized protein LOC108330769 isoform X2 encodes MRNGYGRIGSETTHKARSMDHATTPFPQTQKAPPTTTSESPRRVEDGKGEIFGVILGRSASVSTSFSSASGAFEVTMKRAFSMGRSSSVSERYCRIHDTAIASPIEDDDDDEVEGTARSKEDKGVRMKIKILKAYNPRRTSNQLCIPDIIQLKRKAKKI; translated from the exons ATGAGGAATGGGTATGGCAGGATTGGTAGTGAGACTACCCACAAAGCAAGATCCATGGATCATGCTACCACTCCATTTCCTCAAACCCAAAAAGCACCACCAACAACAACCAGCGAGAGTCCGAGGAGGGTGGAAGATGGGAAGGGAGAGATATTCGGAGTGATACTGGGTAGGAGTGCTTCTGTTTCAACCAGTTTTTCTTCTGCTTCAGGGGCGTTTGAGGTTACAATGAAAAGGGCATTCTCAATGGGAAGATCTTCATCGGTTTCAGAGAGGTACTGCAGGATCCATGACACAGCAATAGCATCGCCgattgaagatgatgacgatgatgaagTTGAGGGTACAGCAAGATCCAAGGAGGATAAGGGAGTGAGGATGAAGATTAAGATCCTCAAAGCAT ATAACCCTCGGAGAACCTCAAATCAGCTATGCATTCCGGATATTATACAGCTGAAGCGAAAagctaaaaaaatatag
- the LOC108330769 gene encoding uncharacterized protein LOC108330769 isoform X1, producing MGDDSPKNKVKFLCSYAGKVLPRPSDGILRYVGGETRVVSVPRDVTFSELMKKVGSMVEGEVVLKYQLVPEDLDALVSVRTEEDVKHMIQEHDRHHIGLLRAFLFPSNKMCLAASETYPLEQRYIDAVNGILRTSPKATTRGSACSSPKSISPDAGDQYSPRFGNSISISSAMQMQRVRSSPSLSNMDQQAHYHQHSHLPFHNYPSFSTTRPPQDPQITRLGGRGASFNHHHSNPRQPPRGLGPYGYPDDSATYGNALHNIPRSPRRKSIWE from the exons ATGGGAGACGACTCgccaaaaaataaagtaaagttCCTCTGCAGCTACGCCGGCAAGGTCCTTCCACGACCCTCCGATGGGATTCTAAGGTACGTCGGCGGCGAGACTCGGGTGGTTTCAGTGCCTCGTGACGTGACCTTCTCCG AGTTGATGAAGAAGGTGGGGAGCATGGTGGAGGGGGAGGTGGTGCTCAAGTACCAGCTTGTCCCGGAAGATCTGGACGCGTTGGTGTCTGTTAGGACGGAGGAAGATGTGAAGCACATGATCCAGGAGCACGACCGCCACCACATAGGATTGCTCCGTGCATTCCTCTTTCCCTCTAACAAGATGTGTTTGGCTGCGTCGGAAACCTATCCATTGGAGCAACGTTACATCGACGCCGTGAATGGGATCCTGAGAACAAGCCCTAAGGCCACGACCAGGGGCTCTGCGTGTTCTTCCCCGAAATCAATCTCACCAGATGCAGGGGATCAGTACTCCCCTCGCTTTGGCAATTCGATATCCATATCCAGTGCGATGCAGATGCAGAGAGTGCGAAGCTCTCCCAGCCTCTCCAACATGGATCAGCAAGCTCATTACCACCAACATTCCCATCTCCCTTTTCACAACTATCCATCTTTCTCTACCACTAGACCCCCCCAAGATCCTCAAATAACAAGACTTGGTGGAAGGGGTGCCTCCTTCAACCACCACCACTCAAACCCCAGACAACCCCCCAGAGGACTAGGACCCTACGGCTACCCTGACGACTCTGCAACTTATGGGAATGCCCTTCATAACATCCCCAGAAGTCCCAGAAGAAAATCTATATGGGAGTAA
- the LOC108330741 gene encoding stromal 70 kDa heat shock-related protein, chloroplastic translates to MACSSAQIHGLGTPSFASSRTLFLGQRLNTKAFIKVKSKPRRHVLRVVNEKVVGIDLGTTNSAVAAMEGGKPTIITNAEGQRTTPSVVAYTKNGDRLVGQIAKRQAVVNPENTFFSVKRFIGRKMSEVDEESKQVSYRVIRDDNGNVKLDCPAIGKQFAAEEISAQVLRKLVDDASKFLNDKVTKAVVTVPAYFNDSQRTATKDAGRIAGLEVLRIINEPTAASLAYGFERKNNETILVFDLGGGTFDVSVLEVGDGVFEVLSTSGDTHLGGDDFDKRIVDWLASNFKKDEGIDLLKDKQALQRLTETAEKAKMDLSSLSQTNISLPFITATADGPKHIETTLTRAKFEELSSDLLDRLRTPVENSLRDAKLSFKDLDEVILVGGSTRIPAVQELVKKLTGKDPNVTVNPDEVVALGAAVQAGVLAGDVSDIVLLDVTPLSLGLETLGGVMTKIIPRNTTLPTSKSEVFSTAADGQTSVEINVLQGEREFVRDNKSLGSFRLDGIPPAPRGVPQIEVKFDIDANGILSVAAIDKGTGKKQDITITGASTLPSDEVERMVKEAEKFSKEDKEKRDAIDTKNQADSVVYQTEKQLKELGDKVPGPVKEKVEAKLGELKDAISGGSTQAIKDAMAALNQEVMQLGQSLYNQPGAAGTGGPTPPPGADAGPSESSGKGPDGDVIDADFTDSK, encoded by the exons ATGGCTTGCTCAAGCGCTCAAATACACGGTCTTGGAACCCCCTCCTTCGCCTCTTCCCGAACCCTATTTTTGGGTCAGAGGCTAAACACCAAGGCCTTTATCAAGGTCAAGAGTAAACCCAGGAGGCACGTTCTCCGTGTCGTCAATGAGAAGGTCGTCGGCATCGACCTTGGAACTACTAATTCCGCGGTCGCCGCCATGGAAGGCGGGAAACCCACTATTATCACCAACGCCGAGGGCCAAAGAACTACCCCCTCAGTTGTCGCATACACTAAGAATGGCGACAGACTCGTCGGCCAAATCGCCAAGCGTCAGGCCGTCGTTAACCCGGAGAACACTTTCTTCTCCGTCAAGAGGTTCATTGGCAGGAAGATGTCCGAGGTGGACGAGGAGTCCAAGCAGGTCTCATACAGAGTCATCAGAGATGACAACGGCAACGTCAAACTCGACTGCCCCGCCATTGGTAAACAGTTCGCCGCCGAGGAAATTTCTGCCCAG GTCTTGAGGAAGCTTGTGGACGATGCTTCCAAGTTTTTGAACGATAAAGTGACCAAGGCTGTTGTCACTGTCCCTGCTTATTTTAATGACTCGCAAAGGACTGCTACCAAGGATGCCGGTAGGATTGCTGGTCTAGAGGTTCTCAGGATTATCAACGAACCCACTGCTGCATCCTTGGCCTATGGCTTCGAAAGGAAAAACAATGAAACTATCTTAGTCTTTGACCTTGGAGGTGGTACCTTTGATGTCTCGGTGCTTGAGGTTGGCGACGGAGTGTTTGAGGTGCTGTCTACTTCTGGGGACACACATCTTGGTGGTGATGACTTTGATAAG AGAATTGTTGACTGGTTGGCTTCCAATTTCAAGAAAGATGAAGGCATAGACCTTCTAAAAGACAAACAAGCTCTTCAGCGTCTCACCGAGACAGCAGAGAAAGCTAAAATGGATCTCTCATCATTGAGTCAAACTAACATAAG TTTACCATTCATTACTGCTACAGCAGACGGTCCCAAACATATCGAGACAACTCTTACAAGGGCTAAATTCGAGGAATTGAGTTCAGATCTTCTTGACAG GCTAAGGACACCAGTTGAAAACTCATTGAGGGATGCAAAACTCTCATTTAAGGATCTTGATGAGGTTATCCTTGTGGGTGGGTCAACCCGTATTCCAGCCGTTCAGGAGCTTGTAAAGAAGTTGACTGGCAAGGACCCGAATGTCACTGTCAATCCTGATGAAGTGGTTGCCCTTGGAGCTGCAGTTCAG GCTGGTGTGTTGGCTGGAGACGTCAGCGACATTGTGCTGTTGGATGTCACTCCATTATCTTTGGGTCTGGAAACTCTAGGTGGTGTGATGACAAAAATTATCCCTAGAAACACCACTCTTCCAACATCGAAGTCCGAGGTTTTCTCTACCGCTGCCGATGGACAGACCAGTGTAGAGATCAATGTTCTCCAAGGGGAAAGAGAATTTGTTCGAGACAATAAGTCACTTGGTAGCTTCCGTCTGGATGGTATCCCCCCTGCACCTCGGGGAGTTCCTCAGATCGAGGTGAAGTTTGATATTGATGCCAATGGCATTCTATCGGTCGCCGCGATTGACAAAGGCACGGGGAAGAAGCAAGATATTACCATTACTGGTGCTAGCACCTTACCTTCAGATGAG GTGGAGAGAATGGTGAAGGAAGCTGAGAAATTTTCAAAGGAAGACAAAGAGAAGAGGGACGCTATTGACACTAAGAATCAGGCAGATTCTGTGGTGTACCAGACAGAGAAACAATTGAAAGAGCTTGGAGACAAGGTCCCTGGACCTGTGAAAGAGAAGGTTGAAGCAAAACTAGGGGAGCTTAAAGACGCAATTTCTGGGGGTTCGACACAAGCTATTAAGGATGCCATGGCTGCCCTCAATCAGGAAGTTATGCAGCTTGGTCAGTCCCTTTACAACCAGCCAGGAGCTGCTGGCACAGGAGGCCCTACTCCCCCACCTGGTGCCGATGCTGGCCCCTCAGAATCTTCCGGCAAGGGACCGGACGGTGATGTCATAGATGCTGATTTCACCGACTCAAAATGA